A window of the Camelus dromedarius isolate mCamDro1 chromosome 5, mCamDro1.pat, whole genome shotgun sequence genome harbors these coding sequences:
- the LOC105089957 gene encoding olfactory receptor 4Q2, with amino-acid sequence MDENQTEVVREFVLAGFSQTPSIEAGLFVLFLLFYVSTWVGNVLIMVTVASDNYLNSSPMYFLLGNLSFLDLCYSTVTTPKLLADFLDNEKLIPYDLCIVQLFFLHFVGAAEMFLLTVMAYDRYVAICRPLHYTTIMSRGLCCVLVAASWMGGFVHSTVQTILTIRLPFCGPNQVDNFFCDVPPVIKLACADTFVIELLMVSNSGLISTSSFVVLVSSYTTILVKIRSKEGRLKALSTCGSHLMVVTLFFGPCIFIYARPFSTFSVDKMVSVLYNVITPMLNPLIYTLRNKEVKSAMRKLWDKSGLTWKKQET; translated from the coding sequence ATGGATGAAAACCAAACAGAAGTAGTGAGAGAATTTGTCCTGGCAGGCTTCTCACAGACACCATCTATTGAAGCAGGGCTATTTGTactatttcttctcttctatGTGTCCACTTGGGTAGGCAATGTCCTTATCATGGTCACAGTGGCCTCTGACAACTATCTGAATTCATCACCCATGTATTTCCTTCTTGGCAACCTCTCTTTCTTGGACCTATGTTATTCAACAGTAACTACCCCTAAGCTTCTGGCTGACTTTCTTGATAACGAAAAGCTCATTCCCTATGACCTATGCATTGTGCAGCTCTTCTTCCTGCATTTTGTAGGAGCAGCTGAGATGTTCCTGCTCACAGTGATGGCCTACGATCGTTATGTTGCAATTTGTCGCCCCCTGCACTATACCACCATCATGAGTCGAGGATTATGCTGTGTGTTGGTAGCTGCTTCCTGGATGGGCGGATTTGTGCACTCTACTGTCCAGACGATTCTCACTATCCGTCTGCCCTTTTGTGGGCCAAACCAGGTGGACAATTTCTTTTGTGATGTTCCTCCTGTTATCAAACTTGCCTGTGCAGACACATTTGTCATTGAATTGCTAATGGTATCTAACAGCGGGTTGATCTCCACCAGCTCCTTTGTAGTGTTGGTTTCTTCCTACACCACAATCCTGGTCAAGATTCGATCCAAGGAGGGAAGGCTAAAGGCACTCTCCACCTGTGGCTCTCACCTCATGGTGGTAACCCTCTTTTTTGGACCCTGTATTTTCATCTATGCTCGTCCCTTCTCCACTTTTTCTGTGGACAAGATGGTGTCTGTACTCTACAATGTTATTACCCCCATGCTGAATCCACTTATCTACACACTTCGGAACAAGGAGGTCAAGTCAGCCATGAGAAAGCTGTGGGATAAGAGTGGACTTACTTGGAAAAAGCAGGAGACGTAA
- the LOC105090004 gene encoding olfactory receptor 4K14: MYLQNYSLVSEFVLHGLCTSKHLQIFFFIFFSGIFVATVLGNLIIVVTVISDPHLLSSPMYFLLGNLSFLDIWFASFATPKMIRDFLSDRKLISFGGCMAQIFFLHFIGGAEMVLLVSMAYDRYVAICKPLHYMTMMNRQTCIGLVLVSWVIGFVHSISQVAFTVNLPYCSPNEVDSFFCDLPLVIKLACMDTYVLGILMISDSGLLSMSCFLLLLISYTAILITVRQHAPGGASKALSTCSAHIMVVTLFFGPCIFIYVWPFSRFSVDKLLSVFYTIFTPLLNPLIYTLRNKEMKISMKKLRNQRVTFH, encoded by the coding sequence ATGTACCTGCAGAATTATTCCTTGGTGTCAGAATTTGTGTTGCATGGACTCTGCACTTCAAAACatctccaaatttttttctttatattcttctcTGGGATCTTTGTGGCCACTGTGCTGGGTAATCTCATCATTGTGGTCACTGTAATTTCTGATCCCCACTTGCTCTCCTCCCCTATGTACTTCCTGCTGGGGAATCTCTCTTTCCTGGACATATGGTTTGCCTCATTTGCCACCCCCAAGATGATCAGGGACTTCCTTAGTGATCGAAAGCTCATCTCATTTGGAGGCTGTATGGCTCAGATCTTCTTCTTGCACTTTATTGGTGGTGCTGAGATGGTACTTCTGGTTTCCATGGCCTATGACAGATATGTGGCCATATGCAAACCTTTGCATTACATGACTATGATGAACCGGCAGACTTGCATCGGGCTGGTGTTGGTTTCCTGGGTAATTGGATTTGTACACTCCATCAGTCAAGTAGCCTTTACTGTAAATTTACCTTACTGCAGCCCCAATGAGGTGGACAGCTTCTTCTGTGACCTTCCTCTCGTGATCAAGCTTGCCTGCATGGACACCTACGTCTTGGGTATACTTATGATCTCAGACAGTGGGTTGCTTTCCATGAGCTGTTTTCTGCTCCTCCTGATCTCCTACACTGCTATCCTCATCACTGTCCGACAGCACGCTCCTGGTGGGGCGTCCAAAGCACTCTCAACTTGCTCTGCACACATCATGGTAGTCACACTCTTCTTTgggccctgcattttcatttatgTGTGGCCTTTTAGTCGGTTCTCTGTGGACAAGCTCCTCTCTGTGTTTTACACGATTTTTACTCCACTCCTGAACCCCCTTATCTACACATTGAGAAATAAGGAGATGAAAATAtctatgaagaaactgaggaaccAACGTGTGACTTTTCACTGA
- the LOC105090003 gene encoding olfactory receptor 11H6-like → MAFNHTAFSDTHLVFSALKTNKYSHVKNCSTSVSRFILLGFPCTREIQILLFSVFFGSYILTVIGNLCIICVVRWDHWLQTPMYILLANFSFLEIWFITSTVPNMLANLLSDISTISFSSCFLQFYFFFSMGTTETFLSAMAFDRYLAICRPLRYPTVMTVQRCIRVGACCWTCGFLYFPLPIYLISQLPFCCLNKIDHFLCDPGPLIKLSWVPAPVTEIICATYNSVLIFSTLIFITSSYTLVIRAVLRVPSAEGRHKAFSMCGSHLAVVSLFCVSIMVLYVSPTAGNPAGIQKYVTLFYSVLTSLFNPSIYSLHNKEMKEALRKLFRTVRFSQRHGKNL, encoded by the exons ATGGCATTTAACCATACAGCATTCTCTGACACTCACCTTGTATTTTCAG ctttgaaaacaaataaatattcccATGTAAAGAATTGCTCTACATCTGTGAGTAGATTCATCCTTTTAGGCTTCCCTTGTACCCGGGAAATTCAGATCCtccttttttcagtcttttttggGTCATATATTCTGACAGTCATTGGAAATCTGTGCATTATCTGTGTTGTGAGGTGGGACCATTGGCTACAGACTCCAATGTACATCTTGCTGGCCAATTTTTCCTTCCTGGAAATCTGGTTTATCACCTCCACTGTCCCTAATATGCTAGCCAACCTTCTCTCTGACATCAGCACCATCTCCTTCTCAAGCTGCTTCCTCCAGTTCTACTTCTTCTTCTCCATGGGCACCACTGAGACCTTCTTGTCTGCCATGGCCTTTGACAGGTACCTTGCTATCTGCAGGCCCCTGCGCTACCCCACTGTCATGACAGTTCAGCGCTGCATCAGAGTGGGAGCCTGCTGTTGGACGTGTGGCTTCTTGTACTTCCCCTTGCCTATTTACCTAATCTCTCAGCTCCCATTCTGTTGTCTCAATAAGATTGATCACTTCTTATGTGACCCAGGACCCCTTATAAAGCTGTCCTGGGTGCCAGCTCCTGTTACTGAGATCATCTGTGCCACCTATAATTCAGTTCTCATCTTCTCCACCTTAATCTTCATTACCAGCTCCTACACCCTGGTAATCAGGGCTGTGCTTAGGGTCCCCTCAGCAGAAGGCCGGCATAAGGCTTTCTCTATGTGTGGCTCCCATCTGGCCGTGGTGTCCCTATTCTGTGTTTCTATTATGGTCTTATATGTGAGCCCAACAGCGGGCAATCCGGCAGGGATTCAGAAATATGTGACTTTGTTCTATTCTGTGTTAACTTCACTTTTCAACCCCTCGATCTATAGTCTACATAATAAGGAGATGAAGGAGgctctgagaaaattattcaggACTGTGAGATTTAGTCAGAGGCATGGAAAAAATCTTTGA